The Streptomyces sp. NBC_01255 genome window below encodes:
- a CDS encoding DUF192 domain-containing protein → MGKWGDGTGTLTVSELEVALEVAASYRARRRGLLGRDGIAGALLITRTNSVHTFGMRFAIDVAYLDRSLRVLSVVTMRPGRLGMVRPRGRHVLEAEAGAMEGWGLRPGVKVGITAGPSRAG, encoded by the coding sequence ATGGGGAAATGGGGAGACGGGACGGGGACGCTGACGGTTTCCGAGCTGGAGGTGGCTCTGGAGGTGGCGGCGTCGTACCGGGCGCGGCGGCGGGGGCTGCTCGGCCGGGACGGGATCGCGGGGGCGCTGCTGATCACGCGGACGAACAGCGTGCACACCTTCGGCATGCGGTTCGCGATCGACGTGGCCTATCTGGACCGCTCGCTCCGGGTCCTGTCCGTGGTGACGATGCGGCCGGGGCGCCTGGGCATGGTCAGGCCGCGCGGCCGGCACGTCCTTGAGGCGGAGGCGGGTGCGATGGAGGGGTGGGGGCTGCGGCCGGGAGTCAAGGTCGGGATCACGGCGGGCCCGAGCCGAGCAGGGTGA
- a CDS encoding CpaF family protein produces the protein MSLRARINAPEDKGAGAGREDGHLVAAFRAKLLEEIDLTEMSALAAAERRARLERVLGHIISREGPVLSTAERAQLIRRVVDEALGLGVLEPLLEDASITEIMVNGPDQIFIERAGRVELLPLRFASHDQLMQTIERIVSTVNRRVDESNPMVDARLPSGERVNVIIPPLSLTGATLTIRRFPRAYTLHEMIGLGSLDEQMLLLLSGLVQAKFNLIVSGATGTGKTTLLNALSGLVPEGERIITIEDSAELQLQQAHVIRLEARPPNIEGRGQISIRDLVRNSLRMRPDRIIVGEVRGGETLDMLQAMSTGHDGSLATVHANSAEDALMRLQTLASMSEVKVPFEALRDQINSAVDVLVQLTRHPDGTRRITEIAVLASHGRERFLLATICRFQAQPVAADGRVYGQFTYHPLPRRVAERLYMAGQPIPQAFGVAATDAGLATREAN, from the coding sequence ATGAGTCTGCGTGCCCGGATCAACGCCCCCGAGGACAAGGGTGCCGGAGCCGGCCGGGAGGACGGTCACCTCGTCGCCGCCTTCCGGGCCAAGCTCCTGGAGGAGATCGACCTCACCGAGATGTCCGCGCTCGCGGCCGCCGAGCGGCGCGCCCGCCTGGAGCGCGTCCTCGGCCACATCATCAGCCGCGAGGGACCGGTCCTCTCCACGGCAGAGCGGGCCCAGCTCATCCGCCGTGTCGTCGACGAGGCCCTCGGTCTCGGCGTACTCGAACCGCTCCTCGAAGACGCCTCGATCACCGAGATCATGGTCAACGGCCCCGACCAGATCTTCATCGAGCGCGCCGGCCGCGTCGAGCTGCTGCCGCTCCGCTTCGCCTCCCACGACCAGCTGATGCAGACCATCGAGCGCATCGTCTCGACCGTGAACCGCCGCGTCGACGAGTCGAACCCGATGGTCGACGCCCGCCTGCCCTCCGGCGAGCGCGTGAACGTCATCATCCCGCCGCTGTCCCTCACCGGGGCGACGCTCACCATCCGCCGCTTCCCCCGCGCGTACACGCTCCACGAGATGATCGGCCTCGGCTCGCTCGACGAGCAGATGCTGCTCCTGCTCTCCGGGCTCGTACAGGCCAAGTTCAACCTGATCGTCTCCGGCGCCACCGGCACCGGCAAGACGACCCTCCTCAACGCCCTCTCCGGTCTCGTCCCGGAGGGCGAGCGGATCATCACCATCGAGGACTCGGCGGAGCTCCAGCTCCAGCAGGCCCACGTCATCCGCCTCGAAGCCCGCCCGCCGAACATCGAGGGCCGCGGCCAGATCTCCATCCGTGATCTCGTACGCAACTCCCTGCGCATGCGTCCCGACCGCATCATCGTGGGTGAGGTCCGTGGCGGCGAGACCCTCGACATGCTCCAGGCGATGTCCACCGGCCACGACGGTTCGCTCGCCACCGTCCATGCCAACTCGGCCGAGGACGCCCTGATGCGGCTCCAGACGCTCGCCTCGATGTCCGAGGTGAAGGTGCCCTTCGAGGCGCTCCGCGATCAGATCAACAGCGCGGTGGACGTCCTCGTCCAGCTGACCCGGCACCCGGACGGCACCCGCCGGATCACCGAGATCGCCGTCCTCGCCTCCCACGGGCGCGAGCGGTTCCTCCTCGCCACGATCTGCCGCTTCCAGGCGCAGCCGGTCGCGGCCGACGGCCGGGTGTACGGGCAGTTCACGTACCACCCGCTGCCCCGGCGGGTCGCCGAGCGGCTCTACATGGCCGGTCAGCCCATCCCGCAGGCCTTCGGCGTGGCCGCGACCGACGCCGGGCTCGCCACCCGAGAAGCGAACTAG
- a CDS encoding pilus assembly protein TadG-related protein yields the protein MGQAFPVYIAVIAGLLFLAFAYFAVGQGAFARNSAQTAADAAALAAAQDAREQLRDDWLEVVLDPEQWAGFLQGVAYVDPSACQQAGEFAARNQANLSDCERLATWGFRVTVRTTGSESQQATASAEAVIEPRCMVEDQVPTPEPPTSTPSAPGQGEEEEQGPIMGLACDGDSWEIDPENPNLPDAVDLFTVRLSE from the coding sequence GTGGGGCAGGCGTTCCCCGTCTACATCGCTGTCATAGCCGGTCTGCTGTTTCTGGCCTTCGCCTACTTTGCGGTGGGGCAGGGGGCCTTCGCCCGGAACAGCGCACAGACGGCGGCCGACGCGGCGGCGCTAGCAGCCGCTCAGGATGCTCGGGAGCAGCTGCGGGACGACTGGCTCGAAGTAGTCCTCGACCCTGAACAGTGGGCTGGTTTCCTTCAAGGCGTGGCATACGTCGATCCTTCTGCGTGCCAACAAGCGGGTGAGTTCGCGGCCCGGAATCAGGCGAACCTCTCGGACTGCGAGCGTCTCGCCACCTGGGGGTTCCGCGTGACAGTACGTACGACGGGATCGGAGTCGCAGCAGGCAACGGCGTCTGCTGAAGCAGTGATCGAACCGCGCTGCATGGTTGAGGATCAGGTGCCCACTCCGGAGCCGCCCACATCAACGCCGTCTGCACCTGGACAGGGCGAAGAGGAAGAGCAGGGTCCAATCATGGGGCTCGCATGCGACGGAGACTCCTGGGAGATCGACCCCGAGAACCCGAACCTCCCCGACGCCGTCGACCTCTTCACGGTCCGACTGTCCGAATGA
- a CDS encoding endonuclease domain-containing protein — protein MYELAILARGGVLLTVWAVAAGWPRGRLARRLRRDGWQGICRGAWAVPGKEVDWRVRATALQLLRPELVCSHGTAARLHRIELLSGAVAPAFLDFTAPATSRSTHDALIRIRSTSSLTDKDCAIRRGLRVTTPARTVGDLIRSCGSREEAVVAADSALARRAVGGVRREPLVRYEDLAAELAVPRPGGPRARAWLCLTEPASGSPAESVARLRIRDAALFPESQPLLRTAEGRALRPDFLFREAGLAVEVEGYAFHGTRRAHERDVARFNELQSCPEVRRVLRFTARDVFSRPDHVIATIRSALTAMRAPAPK, from the coding sequence ATGTACGAGTTGGCCATCCTCGCGAGGGGCGGGGTACTCCTCACGGTCTGGGCGGTCGCGGCGGGCTGGCCCCGGGGCCGGCTGGCACGGCGCCTGCGCCGGGACGGTTGGCAGGGGATCTGCCGGGGCGCGTGGGCGGTCCCGGGGAAGGAAGTGGACTGGCGCGTCCGTGCGACGGCGCTCCAGCTCCTGCGCCCGGAGCTGGTGTGCAGCCACGGGACGGCGGCGCGACTGCACCGCATCGAGCTGCTGAGCGGGGCCGTTGCCCCGGCTTTCCTGGACTTCACGGCACCGGCGACGTCCCGCTCGACGCACGACGCCCTGATACGGATCCGTTCCACGTCCTCCCTCACGGACAAGGACTGCGCGATACGGCGGGGGCTGCGGGTGACGACCCCGGCGAGGACGGTCGGCGACCTCATACGAAGCTGCGGCAGCCGCGAGGAGGCGGTCGTGGCGGCGGACTCGGCGCTGGCGCGGAGGGCGGTCGGGGGCGTACGGCGCGAGCCCCTCGTCCGGTACGAGGACCTGGCCGCCGAACTCGCCGTGCCGAGGCCCGGCGGCCCCCGCGCCCGGGCCTGGCTGTGCCTGACCGAGCCGGCCTCGGGCTCCCCGGCGGAGTCGGTGGCCCGTCTCCGCATACGGGACGCGGCGCTCTTCCCGGAGTCGCAACCGTTGCTCCGCACGGCGGAGGGGCGGGCTCTGCGCCCGGACTTCCTCTTCCGCGAGGCGGGCCTCGCGGTGGAGGTCGAGGGCTACGCCTTCCACGGCACACGCCGTGCCCACGAACGGGACGTCGCCCGCTTCAACGAGCTCCAGTCCTGCCCGGAGGTACGGCGGGTGCTGCGCTTCACGGCCCGGGACGTCTTCTCCCGTCCGGATCACGTGATCGCGACGATCCGGTCGGCCCTGACGGCCATGCGGGCGCCGGCCCCCAAGTGA
- a CDS encoding SUKH-4 family immunity protein, translating to MQSEVEPALLTSRGPLYRLTEQADPGDQAERSSFGVEPKTGAVYFVMPDGEAWFANSGVGVWLNVLQHYGSCVAASELLSEPDGPEEYLSEVEEEGAFDELNRLAEELKEIDPAAFNGYEGFSGQVFLDRWLY from the coding sequence ATGCAGAGCGAGGTTGAGCCAGCCCTGCTCACGTCCCGGGGCCCGCTCTACCGTCTCACCGAGCAGGCGGACCCCGGTGATCAGGCCGAGCGCTCATCGTTCGGCGTCGAGCCGAAGACCGGGGCGGTCTACTTCGTCATGCCGGATGGGGAGGCGTGGTTCGCCAACTCGGGTGTCGGCGTGTGGCTCAACGTCCTTCAGCACTACGGCAGCTGCGTCGCCGCCTCAGAGCTTCTCAGCGAGCCGGACGGCCCCGAGGAGTACCTCTCTGAAGTGGAGGAAGAGGGGGCTTTCGACGAGCTGAACCGGCTGGCCGAGGAGCTGAAGGAGATCGACCCGGCGGCCTTCAACGGCTACGAGGGTTTCTCTGGCCAGGTTTTCCTGGACCGCTGGCTCTACTGA
- a CDS encoding TadE/TadG family type IV pilus assembly protein, protein MRDHLRKRARDRGQAAIEYLGFLPLLLIVGLAGLQLGIAAYAAQQAGTAARAAARAATTDEENAPDCRTAGRAAVSGWVDPQIEGCGGEGGEAAVITVRVEIPPVLPFWDFDPVVKTATMPRTPPTEDDE, encoded by the coding sequence ATGAGGGATCACCTCCGCAAGAGGGCTCGTGACCGAGGGCAGGCCGCCATCGAGTACCTCGGCTTCCTCCCCCTCCTGCTCATCGTCGGGCTCGCGGGCCTCCAGCTCGGCATCGCCGCGTACGCGGCCCAGCAGGCGGGCACGGCGGCCCGCGCCGCCGCCCGGGCGGCGACCACCGACGAAGAGAACGCGCCGGACTGCCGGACGGCGGGTCGCGCGGCCGTGAGCGGCTGGGTCGATCCCCAGATCGAGGGGTGCGGCGGGGAGGGAGGCGAGGCGGCCGTGATCACCGTCCGCGTCGAGATCCCCCCCGTCCTCCCCTTCTGGGACTTCGACCCCGTCGTGAAGACCGCCACCATGCCCCGCACCCCGCCCACCGAGGACGACGAATGA
- a CDS encoding Flp family type IVb pilin: MYDAMLKAATKAKVRAWSWTARSTRDRGQTAVEYLGIIVVVVAIVVAITGTDIGQSIKDAIATKISELTGGS; encoded by the coding sequence ATGTACGACGCGATGCTGAAGGCCGCGACCAAGGCCAAGGTGCGGGCATGGAGCTGGACGGCAAGGTCCACGAGGGACCGCGGGCAGACGGCGGTGGAGTACCTCGGGATCATTGTGGTGGTGGTGGCGATCGTGGTGGCGATCACCGGCACGGACATCGGCCAGTCGATCAAGGATGCGATCGCCACAAAGATCAGCGAGTTGACCGGCGGCTCGTAG
- a CDS encoding DUF2071 domain-containing protein, which yields MRQPRLSSVVERRLLVNYRVDPDAAARLLPQPLRPQLVHGHAVAGICLLRLGSVRPVWAPKMFGLRSENAAHRIAVEWDGPDGVETGVYIPRRDTASRLNVWAGGRVFPGEHGRAGFEVHETPGQVRVAFATWDGDTRVDVTVEPSDELRGSELFADLAEASRFFQDGAKGYSAARSGRHLDGMELHTDAWHVEAGRVRSAASSFFDDPDRFPPGSATLDCALVMRNVPASWRPLPAMAANRGAQLAE from the coding sequence ATGAGGCAACCGCGCCTGTCCAGCGTCGTTGAACGACGGCTTCTGGTGAACTACCGGGTCGACCCGGACGCCGCGGCACGCCTGCTTCCCCAGCCGCTGCGCCCGCAACTGGTGCACGGCCACGCGGTCGCGGGCATCTGCCTACTGCGGCTGGGAAGTGTCCGGCCGGTCTGGGCCCCCAAGATGTTCGGGCTGCGGAGCGAGAACGCGGCGCATCGGATCGCCGTCGAATGGGACGGACCGGACGGCGTCGAGACCGGCGTCTACATCCCGCGTCGCGATACCGCCTCGCGGCTCAACGTCTGGGCCGGAGGCCGCGTCTTCCCCGGCGAACACGGCCGCGCCGGTTTCGAGGTGCACGAGACACCCGGCCAGGTGCGTGTCGCCTTCGCGACGTGGGACGGCGACACCCGGGTGGACGTCACCGTCGAGCCGTCCGACGAGCTGCGGGGCAGCGAGCTCTTCGCCGATCTCGCCGAGGCCTCCCGCTTCTTTCAAGACGGGGCAAAGGGCTACTCGGCCGCCAGGTCCGGCCGCCACCTGGACGGCATGGAACTGCACACCGATGCCTGGCACGTGGAAGCCGGCCGGGTTCGCTCCGCCGCGTCCTCCTTCTTCGACGACCCGGACCGCTTCCCGCCAGGGAGCGCAACCCTGGACTGCGCCCTGGTCATGCGCAACGTTCCCGCCAGCTGGCGCCCGCTCCCGGCCATGGCCGCCAACCGGGGCGCTCAACTCGCCGAGTGA
- a CDS encoding OmpA family protein, which translates to MTTTTNRRLAALALVSVGIWPLTVPTAHADDPPGSAGIAAAPPAINANAPGLMLPDGATLAPAKVLDIKQIVEEEGGAQRRQDTNVDVTFALQAEVLFPKNSAKLSPAATSRIAAIAAEVNKLGSGRVRVFGFTDNLGTYEHGLKLSKQRAVAVQQVLARSLDPGTTFDVRGYSEDYPIADNSSEDGRKKNRRVEVSFPRTTVR; encoded by the coding sequence ATGACGACGACGACGAACCGCCGCCTGGCCGCCCTGGCCCTCGTCTCCGTGGGCATCTGGCCGCTCACCGTGCCCACCGCGCACGCCGACGATCCCCCCGGCTCCGCCGGCATCGCCGCCGCGCCGCCCGCCATCAATGCCAACGCGCCCGGCCTCATGCTTCCCGACGGTGCCACCCTCGCGCCCGCCAAGGTGCTGGACATCAAGCAGATCGTCGAGGAGGAGGGCGGGGCGCAGCGGCGGCAGGACACCAACGTGGACGTGACGTTCGCCCTTCAGGCCGAGGTGCTGTTCCCGAAGAACAGCGCCAAGCTGAGTCCCGCCGCGACCTCCCGCATCGCCGCCATCGCCGCCGAGGTCAACAAGCTTGGGTCCGGCCGCGTCCGGGTCTTCGGGTTCACCGACAACCTCGGGACGTACGAGCACGGGCTGAAGCTCTCGAAGCAGCGTGCCGTCGCCGTGCAGCAGGTGCTTGCCCGGAGTCTCGACCCCGGGACGACCTTCGATGTCCGGGGCTACAGCGAGGACTATCCGATCGCGGACAACTCCTCCGAGGACGGCCGCAAGAAGAACCGGCGCGTCGAGGTCTCCTTCCCCCGGACGACGGTCCGCTAA
- a CDS encoding DUF5936 domain-containing protein produces MDLLLALLAGLAVAGIAYGLRLYRADARLPDDLKLALEVGATRTGAVDSAVDRLGMRWSPAVLRLMGPKRVNAVRRRIDLAGNPGGLTIDRYGARRAVYGFLGVLGGLLMLARGSFLVALLLFAFGVFWTEVGIWSAVRIRKDQIERTLPDFLDVLAVVVSAGLGFRQALERVAEQYAGPWSDELRITLRQMDMGVSRRQAFDELRRRNDSEQVAQFVTALQQGEELGAPIVDTLIQIANDMRRTDAQNARRKAAKAVPKATMVITTLMVPATMILLGAGLFLGTGTDFGSVTGGE; encoded by the coding sequence ATGGACCTCCTTCTCGCCCTGCTCGCCGGCCTCGCCGTCGCCGGCATCGCCTACGGCCTGCGCCTCTACCGCGCCGACGCCCGTCTCCCCGACGACCTCAAGCTCGCCCTGGAGGTCGGCGCGACCCGTACCGGCGCGGTGGACTCCGCCGTCGACCGGCTCGGCATGCGCTGGTCACCCGCAGTCCTCCGCCTCATGGGTCCCAAGCGCGTCAACGCCGTACGCCGCCGTATCGACCTCGCGGGCAACCCCGGCGGACTCACCATCGACCGGTACGGGGCGAGGCGGGCGGTCTACGGCTTCCTGGGCGTCCTGGGCGGCCTGCTCATGCTCGCCAGGGGATCGTTCCTCGTAGCGCTCCTCCTCTTCGCGTTCGGTGTGTTCTGGACGGAGGTCGGCATCTGGTCGGCCGTCCGGATCCGCAAGGACCAGATCGAACGCACCCTCCCCGACTTCCTGGACGTCCTCGCCGTAGTCGTCTCGGCCGGCCTCGGCTTCCGTCAGGCCCTGGAACGGGTCGCGGAGCAGTACGCGGGCCCCTGGTCCGACGAACTCCGCATCACCCTGCGCCAGATGGACATGGGCGTCAGCCGCCGCCAGGCCTTCGACGAACTGCGCCGCCGCAACGACTCGGAGCAGGTGGCGCAGTTCGTCACGGCGCTTCAGCAGGGTGAGGAGCTGGGCGCCCCCATCGTGGACACCCTCATACAGATCGCCAACGACATGCGACGGACGGACGCCCAGAACGCCCGCCGCAAGGCGGCGAAGGCCGTCCCGAAGGCGACCATGGTCATCACGACCCTGATGGTCCCGGCGACGATGATCCTCCTCGGCGCGGGCCTCTTCCTGGGCACGGGCACCGACTTCGGCTCGGTCACGGGCGGCGAGTGA
- a CDS encoding metalloregulator ArsR/SmtB family transcription factor yields MTEAQDEAGAFRALADPTRRQILEDLRGGELAAGEIASRFAISAPSISRHLGVLKGAGLVTERRDGNRILYTLAEDRLATCIGRFLSAVCPEQIVLRHTKWRPGAQSEGS; encoded by the coding sequence ATGACAGAAGCTCAGGACGAGGCGGGGGCCTTCCGTGCACTCGCTGATCCGACGAGGCGCCAGATCCTTGAGGACCTCAGAGGTGGCGAGCTCGCGGCAGGCGAGATCGCGAGCAGGTTCGCGATCAGCGCGCCGTCCATTTCACGGCATCTCGGCGTGCTCAAAGGAGCGGGGCTGGTCACCGAGCGCCGGGACGGCAACCGGATCCTCTACACATTGGCCGAGGACCGCCTGGCCACCTGCATCGGTCGGTTTCTCAGCGCCGTCTGCCCCGAGCAGATCGTCCTGCGCCACACCAAATGGCGCCCCGGGGCGCAGAGCGAGGGATCATGA
- a CDS encoding S1 RNA-binding domain-containing protein: MQLPYVYRVTKYDPADRDEHGYYTGSEDTVSDHGEIEASYLEAVAAFAGDTGVDHLAVREPQVPSSVHFGVEPAVDGFGLDGLFPAGPSGFHDGAEVPLAVGLELVRAMLRDNGAWCRLESEGAFAVHVGWDQYLYIGSIRPCGEALARTRALGLFPERLDSSPYEMETDEADVQRPGDDEFWAGLRWAVTVRRAGLLEETYVENASRWHRLTRESIDTVRAGIAPRARLAVWPDLSSDVDAVIGAFPAEGLVEGVWEEKDGRIQSAVADEDDYPALAARMSRADAAALLPAYADERVPLSTAVMPDDDGVVRARWQTEPTPSDRNWAFLKTLRRGETVTGTVTHIADFGVTFVDIGGFEATINIPELSWRPFDHPSDIVSVGQEINAEILDVDPVRDRVSLSLKALHKDPMPGHQTPTVRRLRTTWKTL, encoded by the coding sequence GTGCAGCTCCCCTACGTCTACCGCGTCACCAAGTACGACCCCGCCGACCGTGACGAACACGGGTACTACACCGGCAGCGAGGACACCGTCAGCGATCACGGCGAGATCGAGGCGTCTTATCTTGAGGCGGTCGCGGCCTTCGCCGGGGACACCGGCGTCGATCACCTGGCCGTACGTGAACCGCAGGTCCCGTCCTCCGTGCACTTCGGCGTGGAGCCTGCGGTGGACGGCTTCGGGTTGGACGGACTGTTCCCTGCCGGCCCGTCGGGTTTTCACGACGGAGCCGAGGTACCGCTCGCCGTCGGGCTTGAGCTGGTGCGCGCCATGTTGCGCGACAACGGCGCCTGGTGCCGGCTGGAGTCGGAAGGCGCGTTCGCGGTCCATGTGGGGTGGGACCAGTACCTCTACATCGGCAGCATCCGGCCGTGCGGCGAGGCACTGGCCCGAACCCGCGCGCTGGGCCTGTTCCCGGAACGCCTGGACTCCTCTCCGTACGAGATGGAGACCGATGAAGCGGATGTCCAACGGCCCGGCGACGACGAGTTCTGGGCCGGTCTGCGCTGGGCGGTCACCGTGCGCCGCGCCGGGCTCCTCGAAGAGACCTACGTCGAGAACGCCTCACGTTGGCACCGCCTCACGCGCGAGTCCATCGACACGGTTCGCGCCGGGATCGCTCCCCGCGCCCGGCTGGCCGTGTGGCCGGACCTGTCCTCCGATGTCGACGCGGTCATCGGCGCCTTCCCCGCCGAAGGCCTCGTCGAAGGCGTCTGGGAGGAGAAGGACGGACGGATCCAGAGCGCTGTCGCCGACGAGGACGACTACCCGGCGCTGGCCGCCCGGATGTCCCGGGCCGATGCCGCAGCGCTTCTTCCTGCCTATGCCGATGAACGTGTGCCGCTGTCAACCGCTGTCATGCCTGACGACGACGGAGTGGTACGGGCCCGCTGGCAGACCGAGCCGACGCCGAGCGACCGGAACTGGGCCTTCCTCAAGACCCTCCGCCGTGGCGAGACCGTCACCGGCACAGTGACCCATATCGCCGACTTCGGTGTCACCTTCGTGGACATCGGCGGCTTCGAAGCGACGATCAACATCCCGGAGCTGTCGTGGCGCCCCTTCGACCACCCCTCCGACATCGTCTCCGTCGGGCAGGAGATCAACGCCGAGATCCTCGACGTCGACCCGGTCCGTGACCGCGTATCACTGTCCCTCAAAGCCCTGCACAAGGACCCGATGCCGGGTCACCAAACTCCTACCGTTCGGCGTCTTCGTACCACCTGGAAGACCCTGTGA
- a CDS encoding type II secretion system F family protein, translating into MTAIDPVWLTLGVALICCVLGVTGVQVYASGARRHAALVARLDETNEPETAGRRRRRFRGIDRRVRRTSLGRKLELRIAATGLDVTPGEFTVGLAVTVAVLWVVGQSALSPFFGPICGLLGVWVALGFLNWQRQKRIEKFINQLPELSRILANATQAGLALRMALSLAADELESPAGDELEKVAQQLAVGTSLDDALGELAERLPSRELVVLVTTLVLANRAGGTVVSSLRNLTETLEERKETRREVRTQLSQVSMTAYSVPVIGIGSLLLIDNMQPGALDRMTGSTLGQFAVVAACALYVVGFAAIRRFSKIDV; encoded by the coding sequence ATGACCGCGATCGATCCCGTGTGGCTGACGCTCGGTGTGGCGCTGATCTGCTGCGTCCTCGGCGTGACGGGCGTCCAGGTGTACGCGAGCGGGGCCCGCCGCCACGCGGCGCTCGTCGCCCGGCTCGACGAGACGAACGAGCCCGAGACGGCCGGCCGCCGCAGGCGCCGCTTCCGGGGCATCGACCGACGCGTACGCCGGACGTCCCTGGGTCGGAAGCTGGAGCTGCGGATCGCGGCCACCGGACTCGACGTCACACCGGGCGAGTTCACGGTCGGCCTCGCGGTGACGGTCGCCGTCCTCTGGGTCGTCGGACAGTCGGCGCTCTCCCCGTTCTTCGGCCCGATCTGCGGACTCCTCGGCGTCTGGGTGGCGTTGGGCTTCCTCAACTGGCAGCGGCAGAAGCGCATCGAGAAGTTCATCAACCAACTCCCCGAACTCTCCCGCATCCTGGCCAACGCCACCCAGGCGGGCCTGGCCCTCCGTATGGCGCTGAGCCTCGCAGCCGACGAGCTGGAGTCCCCAGCCGGAGATGAACTGGAGAAGGTAGCTCAGCAGTTGGCCGTAGGCACGTCCCTGGATGACGCACTCGGCGAGCTCGCGGAACGCCTCCCCTCCCGCGAGCTGGTCGTCCTCGTCACCACCCTCGTCCTCGCCAACCGGGCGGGCGGCACCGTCGTCTCCTCCCTCCGGAACCTCACCGAGACCCTGGAGGAGCGAAAGGAGACCCGGCGCGAGGTCCGCACCCAGCTGTCGCAGGTGAGCATGACCGCGTACTCCGTCCCCGTCATCGGCATCGGCTCCCTCCTGCTCATCGACAACATGCAGCCCGGCGCCCTCGACCGCATGACCGGCTCGACCCTCGGACAGTTCGCGGTGGTCGCCGCCTGCGCCCTGTACGTGGTCGGCTTCGCCGCCATCCGCCGCTTCTCCAAGATCGACGTATAG
- a CDS encoding A24 family peptidase: MYVTLIAVAALWGAAVGLLVPRAAYRLAVPAEEPWRDRCPAGHPLAGPARGWLGGPGRQHCATTPSPLSAPLLTALACAALAAATGGPRPELAVWLLGAPFAVLLACVDARVHRLPDGLTLPLAATVPLLLGGAELLPYDAGSWLHALLGALALGGSYLVLFVINPAGLGFGDVKLALPLGAALGWYGWGVLFAGAFAGFLLGAVYGLGLVLLRRADRSSAIPFGPFMLVGALLGLLLGAFSAIP, from the coding sequence GTGTACGTCACCCTGATCGCCGTCGCCGCCCTGTGGGGGGCCGCCGTCGGGCTGCTCGTCCCGCGCGCCGCGTACCGGCTTGCCGTGCCGGCCGAGGAGCCGTGGCGGGACCGGTGCCCCGCCGGGCACCCGCTCGCGGGGCCCGCGCGCGGCTGGCTCGGCGGGCCCGGGCGGCAGCACTGCGCGACCACCCCCAGCCCGCTCTCCGCGCCGCTGCTCACCGCCCTCGCCTGCGCCGCGCTCGCCGCGGCCACCGGCGGGCCCAGGCCCGAGCTGGCGGTCTGGCTGCTCGGCGCGCCCTTCGCCGTCCTCCTCGCCTGCGTCGACGCCCGCGTCCACCGGCTCCCCGACGGGCTCACCCTGCCGCTCGCCGCGACCGTCCCGCTGCTCCTCGGCGGCGCCGAGCTCCTGCCGTACGACGCGGGCTCCTGGCTCCACGCACTGCTCGGCGCGCTCGCCCTCGGCGGGTCCTATCTGGTGCTTTTCGTGATCAATCCGGCAGGACTCGGCTTCGGCGACGTGAAGCTGGCGCTTCCGCTGGGCGCCGCCCTCGGCTGGTACGGCTGGGGCGTCCTGTTCGCCGGGGCCTTCGCGGGCTTCCTCCTCGGTGCCGTGTACGGCCTCGGGCTCGTCCTGCTGCGCCGCGCGGACCGCTCCTCGGCGATCCCCTTCGGCCCGTTCATGCTGGTCGGAGCGCTGCTCGGGCTGCTCCTCGGGGCGTTCAGCGCGATCCCCTGA
- a CDS encoding winged helix-turn-helix domain-containing protein: MARVIRERIKSGELRPRDPIPSESKLVADHGVARDTARQAVALLRSEGWVITLPQRGSFVAERLPEDGA; this comes from the coding sequence GTGGCCCGAGTCATCCGCGAGCGGATCAAGTCCGGCGAGCTCCGGCCGAGGGACCCGATCCCGTCCGAGTCGAAGCTGGTGGCGGACCATGGCGTGGCGAGGGACACGGCACGACAGGCCGTCGCCCTCCTGCGCTCGGAGGGATGGGTGATCACCCTCCCGCAGCGGGGCAGCTTCGTCGCAGAACGGCTCCCCGAGGACGGCGCCTGA